Genomic segment of Malania oleifera isolate guangnan ecotype guangnan chromosome 7, ASM2987363v1, whole genome shotgun sequence:
TAATTTTGTTCCATTGATTAACTAAGATACTTTTTATATGCAGAATTTATCCGTGCCCCTGAGATGTGGATATACTGTTCATACAAAACTGTACTTCAAAATTTCTGTCATCTCTACCGTTATTAGCagttctttatttatttatttatttatttttatcattgaAGGGAAATTTATATAAGCAAGGCATCAAGGGCATGCCATTCCgtggtacaaaacatcaaccactctgCAGAGTGTTGCAAACATCAAGGCTTACATTAAGATCATTAGCAATTTGCCCACTAATCCAGCTGGAAACAACAGCAATCCACTGCTCTTTGCAAATCTGGAGCAGAGTAGCTGTATCTTTGAAGCCtgctctttcttttttattttcctaaaTTGTGTTTGGTTTTATATGGTAAAGATATTTTTCGTGTCAGGAAATAATTTCAGCTGACACATAGTGTcatcatatttattttaataGAAGCTTATAGTTTTTATGGGAGTGACAATGTCATTTATACTGTTAGTTTGTGAGATGACTATCAGTTCTTATGCTGATGCCAAATGTATTGTGTTCCGGTTGGTCACTTTAGGCCAAAAAGGATGATTTGTTATCTCAGGAAACAATTTTCCGTACATGTGCTCACATGCATAAATTAGTATTTATATCTGTCTATGCAGTAAAACATCAGATTTGAAAATTTCTCAAAACACTTTTCCTGAATTCTTGCAGATATGATTATTCTGGATATGGGCAATCATCTGGAAAGGTAAAAACAGAACTTTTTGTGGCACAAGTATCCTTTAGTATTTTTAAATACTACTTCTCATAGTTGTAGTACCTGAAAACACCTTCTGAAGTGCAATGTGTACACTTTGCAGCCAAGTGAGCACAATACTTATGCAGACATTGAAGCTGCATATAAGTGTCTTGAAGAGAGCTATGGCTCCAAGCAGGAGGATATCATCCTTTATGGCCAATCTGTTGGAAGTGGCCCCACTTTGGATCTTGCAGCTCGGTTGCCTCGACTAAGAGCTGTTGTTCTGCATAGTTCTATACTTTCAGGCTTAAGGGTTATGTATCCTGTGAAACGCACATATTGGTTTGACATCTATAAGGTCACATACTTGTTTCTTAATCTATTTGATTCTTAGCATTTCCAAAAAGGCATTTCAAGCACATTTTTCTTTgtctgaaaaataatttttgactgaTGCTGTGCAGAATATTGACAAAATCCCATTGGTCAAGTGTCCTGTACTGGTAATTCATGTAAGTATCTACCATCACATTCTAACAATTTTGATATTGACAGCTGCATAAAGCATCCCAAataaaagaatgagcagaaaaagtGTGATATCTACTGAGTCTTAGCAAGCATAGAAGCCTAGTTCTCATTTTTTCAAGCAAAAGTCACTTTACAAGAACTACTTACAAGGGTATATCTATGTAATCAGTAAGATGAGTCAGGAGAGGCAGGGAGGGGAGTCTTCTCCTCCATTGGAAGCTCAAAGAATGAGAGAACTTTAACATGGTGGTAAAAGTGACTTCTATCCTAATAGCAATATACAGTTTTGTATCAGATCAAGAATTGCAAATAGACCCAATATAAATAAGTTTTGCCAAATGAAATTATGTTCATAGACATTATAAATTATGGTGTTTTCAGGTCTCATTGTGTGTCCAGATCTTCTTGTAGACATACATTTTGTGTAATATTAGTTCTTTAATTTTTGTGAAGATCTTAGCATTATGGCAAGGGCTTGAATCGATTGCTTGTTTCCCCTGCTGCCCTGCATGTGTTTGAAGAGTTCCTGTTTTGTGCTAAATTTATGTTAGCAATTTTGTGCATCATTTATGAGTGTTAAAGTTTAAGTGCGACTGAAAAAATTGGTTAGTATGTGTATGTACATGTGCATATGACAGTGTAAATCTGAAAACTGCTTTCTCACtccattcctctctctctctccccccccccccccccccgcggcgCGGGGGGGCCCTTTATGTGGATacatcttttgtttttttttattttgtcacTGCTATAGGATCTAGAATACACATTAAGGCAGAATTTACCTGTTGGTGACACTTATGCAAGGTCACTGCACAGGAACACTcacctttttttcttttgattagaATACCAACACACTCATCCCGACCCACCAAATCGGCAATCAAAGAGCATTGATTGAAGTAATGAGTAAACAACTGGAGATGAAAGCTGAGTGAGGAAATGACAATTTAGGtttgaatatatgaaaattgGGATTTCCACTCTATTTGCCCACACATTTTGCCTGAAGAAATCTGCACAACATTAAAGGGGCGTCCCCGGGCCATAAAGGCTCCCCGCTTCACGAGGGTAACAGGAGGGTTGTCAcagtgtacgcagccttacccctactttaatgtagagaggctgtttccttggactcgtaCCCATGACCAAtcggtcacaaaggagcaacttACTGTTGATCCATCATTCATGATAATATTTGTGAAAATGTCGTAGGAACTGGAAAAAATACTCATCCTTTGCTACATTTAGACATACAATCTTTTGTCACTTTTCATTGAGCAAGACTGCATCTCAGTGAATGAAAACACCTGATGTGTTGCATCCAATGACCCAGTATAAGCAAAATCTACTTCAAACAAAACGGCTTTGAATTTTCTGCGTACATTTTTTCACTCAAGACTCTACATCTACTCTCTCTTCATTGACTACTATTTCTTTTTTGCTTATTTTGTGTAGGGAACTTCTGATGACGTTGTCGACTGCTCTCATGGTAAGCAGCTTTGGGAGCTGTGCCGAGAAAAGTACGAACCCTTGTGGCTTAAAGGGGGGAATCACTGCAACTTGGAACTATTTCCGGAATACATTAGGCATCTTAAGAAGTTCATTTCTACAGTTGAAAAACCACCTTCTCAGAGGAGCAGTTCGAGGAGAAGTGTAGACCGGCCTGAACATTCTAGGAGGAGTACCGACTGTTTTGAGGCACCAAGGAAAAGCACTGACCGGAGAGAGAAACCACGGCGAAGCACCGATAGGCCTGAGAAACTAAAAGGTTATGAATTCAAGCCTGCCAATGTTGATAAGCTTGAAAAATTGAGAATACCTTTCGATCACATGGAAAGGCCTCGCAGGAGTGTGGAGTATCACGAGAAGCCTCGAAGAAGCATAGACCAACAGCTAGAAAGAGCGCGGAAGAGTGTGGATTGGTTGGATAGAATCCGAACTGGGTAAATCTGTTAATTCCATTGTAAAATTTGTGTACTGACTgtttgggggggtgggggtgaaagaaaacagaaaaagaaaagaaaaaaaaaaaagaaaattaaaattatagGGGTGTTTTAACCTATGGTTTCAGGACGTGTATTTTTGTGTCTTGTTCCATAATAACTGCGTTGTGGTGGGATTATACTTTGATATGATTGGATTCATTTTCCATGTTCAATGGAGAAGCTCTGACATCTTTGTTTTTCATCTTGTCAGCATTCCCATTCCTTACACTGTCCAGCATTTTAACTCCATCACATTTCTGTGAAAGAAGAGATGGGGTGCTTGCTTCTCATTTTACTGCACTTCATATCAAAATCTCTCAAATTTTGATTCTATTTACTTAGTGTTTTGATTGTTtcagaaaaaattcaaattctctaTCAAAAATCATATTTGTTAAGATAAGTATTACCATTACCAAAAATTTTGTGTTTGTCTCTAGTATAGAACTGAATTTTGATTGCATTGTTAGTCAGAGTTAAGTAGTGTAGCTCTTTTAGTTGTATGAAgaagtttttgtttttgtttttttgtttttagctTTTCAAAGATTCACAAAAATTCAGCTTATttgtataaataataataaaaataatatttttttggtaTTATTCACATCTAGAAAatagtttctttttcaatttttaatttttcaaataattaaaaaatattaaaaattttccaaCTTTCTAATTTtgtatagaaaagttggaaattttttttttattgttttctagaattctaatttcttacataatttttgaaaaaataaaaaaacaagagTTGATTgacttttgtaattatttggaatctaaaaaagaaaaaaaatcataattaacCATTTATTTTTGTCCTCttaatatgaatctcaaaattttgaaaaataatcttatatatataataaaatatttttttagaactAAACATGCTCCTAATGATCTCTTTGACTTTAAACTAATAGGAAAATTGCTTAGTATTAGTTGGTGATAATGTAATGAAATTGCAAAGAGAGATTTTGACTCTATGTATAACTCCCTATGGATTTATATTGATAAATGAATTGGTTCTATTAATTCTTTTTACTATTGccttgttgattggataaaatgaGCAGATGCTATTATCGTTGCGTTTTACTATTTACAGTTAGGGTGCACTTTATTTGTCTTTGGATGTCTTATGCGTATTTAACTCTTGCTTATATGGACTATGGTCGTGTTTCATTTCTCTCTCAGGTTATTCTTCCTATTTAAAGACTAATGTGATTCTTGTGCTTGCAAGTGTGAACGTGTAAACTTTGACTAACTCAATTAGGGAAGGGTTAGCAACTGTCGTGTGGCCTTCTTTAGTGTTAGCATTTGTGGGTTtgcaataattggtatcagagcatagtaGTCAATCAACATAAGTAGCAACACGAGAACCTCCAAGTTTGTTAAGATGGAGCACATTGAAACACTTGAGGCAAGAGTTGTTGAGTTAAACCCTAGAGACAAGTTTCCTTAAGCTCCAGGTGTTTGTTACAAAATTATTGAAAGAGAAGGGCATATGCCAACATAGTTTGAGGCTGCTCAAGAAACTCATGAAGGGTGTGCCAACATAGCATGTTAAATCCATAGAGAATGGGCCAAGAGAGCTTCCAAAAGAACCTTGAACAGGATAAAGGGTGTGTTGTCATCATTATCATCTTGAAAAGAAGCGCCAATGGAGCTTGaggatttttttttctctagagTTTAATGAGAACTTTTATGTGCTTGCAAATCATGTGAAGGAGTCTATTAGTTCCTTCAAAGGGGAGCTGAAAGAAATCAAAAAGTTTCGTAACACGATGTATCAATTTCAAAACCATTTGTAGGAGTTCAATGCCAATTTGAATGTAGTGGCCTAAATGTTTAGCAGATCCACAATAAATGCTTAGGAAGGGAACCAGGTAAAAATATCGGACCCAAAATCTTATGGTGGGGCTTGTGATGCCAAGGAATTGGATAACTTCATCTTTGACTTAGAACATCATTTCAAATGTTCTTGAGTCAAATTGGTGGAGGACAAAGTGACACTTGCCATGATATTCCTTATGGATGATGCAAAGATGTGGTGGAGGACCAATTGTAAAGATATCTTGGAAAATCGTTGTACCATCAACACTTGGGAAGAATTAAAACAAGCCTTGAAGATACAATTCCACTTCGAAAATGTCAAGTATATGGCTTGCTTCCGGGTATATGATCTACGATAGACAGGCTCGTTTTGAGAATACATTTGAGAATTTCAGGCCTTGATGCTTGATATCGAAGACAAGCTAAGTTTGATAGATTGTTTCACTTTCTATAGGGACTCAAGAGTTGGCCTAAAAATGAGGTATGGAGACAAGAAGTTTGTGACCTTCCCTCTACTCCCACTGCTACGAAATGTCTATATAATTACTCTGAAAGCCATCCAAAGAGACCTAATAAGATGAATAGGCCTCCAACCCTTCTCATCTAGGGACTTAAAGGGCTGATATATAGTGACTAGGGAAAATCAATCGCCCATTGCCTATTTTCTTTGCAAATGACCTCACAGGGTAGCAAAATATCCTGAATGGAATTCCTTAAATGCTTTGAAGGCCCTGAGATATGGAACAAAAACCACAACAGAGGACGCATGGGAAAAAATAGGATATGGTGAGAGCCTTAAGATTTTTAGAGGCCCTTAAATTTCAGCCAAGTGTCAGCAAGTCACAAAGTAAGGGGCTAATGTATGTTGATCTATTCGTGAATAGAAATACTACCAAGGAAAAGAATGGCACAAGTGTCACTCATAAATATATTGCAGACACTGCAACTCAATGGATGAAATTGTAGGTTGAAAGGATTCAAGAAAATAAAGGTAGTGAATTCTAAAGTGTTGGCTATAGTAGGTATTGCTTCAAAGGTAGCATGTCAGATGGATCCTTGGTCAGGAGGAGTAAACTTCACTATGGAACCCCTCAATGATTTCGATGTAGTATTGTAATGAATTTTCTCAAAATGACTTGAGAAGTTCCAAAACCCACTCCAAATTGTCTCTTGATAATGAGGGGATATACCTTatactgtagagacccaaataattattgttatttaataaCAGAAGGGAAAGAGAAGTAATAGGCTcttgtcgacaaatacagggaattcgtcgaagagaacacatgaggggctcgtcgacgggggcatgtctcatcgacaagaagataccgagagaatgtATAAcacaactctgaatttcatcgacgaagaggaGCACTCATTTACGAATTCTCTTCTTGACtccgtcgacgaggtgacgtgactcatctGTGACACCAcgatttttgtataattttttttctcaataataaataaataatcacatattcacacgtcatccataacattcacaaattgaccacgtcaacaaccctattactatacatacaacccgacccgcattgggtactgggtaaaaagtcgttttatttatacaacctaataacggaagacagtatatttatatcatccagaatacaatatctAGAGCATTAACATACTTATTTACataatactatctcatacccaaaaataatacaaccctcgggaatcacacctccctagtccaccaAAAACTCACCTTGTGTGTGTCAAGGTCCCAACTCCTTATGATCACAAAGCTCTACCACCCGATTTATCCCTgtttcctaaaaaatttagataatttgggcaagacacatttcagtaagaaggaataaattatttacagtgtgtgaccatatgagttcagttataacatgctttatttttcaaaacaacatttcatctaagaaaatacgctgacattcacattcacataatcatatagatatacaacacaagtttttataagttttaaaactatttctcaagtttattcatttccaacacacataattaccagcgaagttcctgagaatagggaagattgcccgcccatataggtagcttccctctgtcc
This window contains:
- the LOC131160451 gene encoding uncharacterized protein LOC131160451 — translated: MGGVTSSMAAKFAFFPPNPPSYKLLTDHATGLLLLDPFPHRENVDVLKLPTRRGSEIVAIYVRYPMATTTLLYSHGNAADIGQMYELFIELSIHLRVNLMGYDYSGYGQSSGKPSEHNTYADIEAAYKCLEESYGSKQEDIILYGQSVGSGPTLDLAARLPRLRAVVLHSSILSGLRVMYPVKRTYWFDIYKNIDKIPLVKCPVLVIHGTSDDVVDCSHGKQLWELCREKYEPLWLKGGNHCNLELFPEYIRHLKKFISTVEKPPSQRSSSRRSVDRPEHSRRSTDCFEAPRKSTDRREKPRRSTDRPEKLKGYEFKPANVDKLEKLRIPFDHMERPRRSVEYHEKPRRSIDQQLERARKSVDWLDRIRTG